A stretch of DNA from Ailuropoda melanoleuca isolate Jingjing unplaced genomic scaffold, ASM200744v2 unplaced-scaffold17508, whole genome shotgun sequence:
AGGCTCAGAAGTGGCAGAAACAGCAGAGGAAGCGCAGTCTCACTGGTGGACCCACCCCCCTCGCAGGGAACCGCGGAGGGCTGCCGAGTCAGTCCCCCAGCTCGGCCCCGCGTCCCCGCCCCTCCGTCGCCCGACGCGCCCCGCCTCCCAGACTCCGCAGGCGGAAGGGGGCGCCGCGGGGCGCGAACGGCCTGGCTCACCTCGCCGCTGCAGGATGAACCTGTCCTCAATCTGGTAGTTGTGTCTGCACACCGTGTCCACCTCGGCCCGCTTCCGCTCCATGAAGTCCTTCTGCTGGTTGAAGTCCTCGGCCCAGGACCGCCCCAGCTCCGTCACCGGCCGGTGCTCCCCCACGTCGTCGTCGTAGCGCAGGAACTCCTCCCGGTTATAGATGTATCTGTCCACACCCCGCACCCGCTCCGTGCCGTTGGTGAAGTAGCACTCGCCCTTAAACTGGAACACGAAATCCTCTGCGGGGAATCACCGCGGGTCACTCAGACCTCCGCGCCTCAGGCCAGCCCACAGCCACCGGCCTGGCAGTCCTTGTGCAGCACTACCAGGGGCCTGATGAACCCTAAGGCCTCCCACCTTGGAGGCCTGTCACTCAGGCCCTGAGAATCCTCTTTCCCAGGCCAGCCTGCCCTCCTCTGAGGGCTTCCAGAACTGCCTTcgcacagggaaggggagggaagaaagcccCTCTCTAGGGACAAGCCCTGGGACCTGTGAGCCCTGCCCCAGTCTGATAACTGAGTAAAACAAGCCAGTCGGGTTGATTTTACATCCGTCCCTGTACTTGGATCAGGACGTTCTCACATGAAATCCCATTTCCCTTAGAACTCCGGGGAACCTCAGACAAATGTCCAGTAAGCACAAGAGTTCAAGGGAATGAGGAGAAAGGTGGAGAATTGAGCTTCACCTCGTCTGACAAGCATATTCTCTTAGTCCCCTGCAAGGGCCTTCCTTCTAATGACTGAGTTTACACTGAGTTTCTGTCACACCCACCCAACTGCAGTGTGAGGTTTGCTCACTCCTGTAGAACTAAAAGGAACACATACCTTCCGAGTCCTagagagaaacattttattcatgGAAAGAACACAGTCTTGCgaatgagataaaatattaaaccctgccacttaccagcttCAGGCAGGT
This window harbors:
- the LOC117797891 gene encoding SLA class II histocompatibility antigen, DQ haplotype C beta chain-like, with amino-acid sequence FPAEDFVFQFKGECYFTNGTERVRGVDRYIYNREEFLRYDDDVGEHRPVTELGRSWAEDFNQQKDFMERKRAEVDTVCRHNYQIEDRFILQRRGEPGRSRPAAPPSACGVWEAGRVGRRRGGDAGPSWGTDSAALRGSLRGGWVHQ